TAGGAATTAATCACGGCACTATAGTGGCAGGAGTGCTTGCCGCGCGGGGAAACAACAGCATGGGCATCGCAGGCATCGCATGGAAGACGAAAATCATGGCGTTGAGAGTGCTTGATGGCGTCGGTGAAGGGCGCACTGATCAGGTAGCGGCCGCCATCAATTATGCGAGGGCAAACGGCGCACGTATTATCAACTTGAGCTTCGTCGGACATGATTCCAGCGTGACTATGACCCAGGCGATTTCTGATGCATGGAAAGCAGGCATTCTCATAGTCGCCGCGGCCGGTAATGAAGTGAGAGAAGGCATCAATCTTGACGTGACCCCTGCGTACCCCGTATGCCAGTCAGGCACGAATGGGGAGAATTGGGTATTTGGCGTGACCTCAGTCGATTTGGCGGACCGGCGCGCAAATTTTTCAAATTATGGCAGGCGCTGCGTGGACGTGGCAGCACCGGGCATGTCTGTGTATTCTACGGTGGTGTTTAGGCCATCGATCATGGGTTATGATGAACCTTACTCGGGCTGGTGGACAGGCACGTCTGTGGCGGTGCCGCAGGTCTCCGGTCTTGCGGCCCTTATTTGGTCCATAAAACCTACTTTTACTCTGAGTCAGGTTCAGGATATCATAAAAGAACAGGCGCAGGATATTGATAATAATAATCCGGAAATCGGCGGCCTTTTGGGGCGCGGAAGGGTGGATATGTATGCATCGCTTGAAAAAGCGATAGCGACCACCCCTGGGTCTAGAGAGGATTATCCCAAGATTTCATCAGGTCCTGCCCCCTCATTTATCATTGTGGCACAAAAGTCAGTGGAAGCGCCTGAGGTAAAGGTTTATAATAATAAGACAGAGCTTATAAAAAGTTTTTACGCCTACAATAAGGCATCACGCATCGCCGTCAACATTGCGGCCGCTGACCTAGACGGTGACCGTGAGCTTGATGTGGTGACAGGGGTAGGGAAAGGCGGCGCGCCGCAGGTGAATATTTTTTCGCTCCAAGGTGTCCTTAAGTCATCCTTTTATGCGTATAACCCGACCTATCTGCGGGGATTCAGCGTCGCCGCAGGCGATGTGGACGGTGACGGGTATAAGGAAATCGTGACCGCTCCCATGCCCGGCGGCGGGCCGCATATAAGGATTTTTTCTTTTGATGGGAGGCTGAAGAGCCAATTTTTCGCTTTTGAGGAAAGTACGCGGTATGGGACGAGTGTCGCGACTGGCGATATGGATGGCGATGGTGTGGATGAAATTATTGTGGGTTCTGGCCAGGGCAGGTCTGCAGCAGTGCGGGTGTTTACCTGGAAAGGGATTTTGAAGCGAGAACTCATTGTGTTCCCTGAATCTTTCGCGGGAGGTGTTTCTGTAGCCACTATCGATTTAGAAGGTGATAACAAAAAAGAGATTGTCGTGGGCGCGGGACCAGGCGGAGGTCCGCAGGTGAGGATCATCAATCAGGATGGCGGCGTTTTGATGCAATTTTTCGCATTTGCGCGGGCGTTTAAAGGGGGAGTACAGGTCGCAAGCGGCGATGTGAATCAGGACCGCCGTGATGAAATAATTGTAGGCGCAGGGACGGGTGGGGGACCGCAGGTGAGGGTATTTAATTCTTATGGTTCACTCATGACCCAATTTTTTTCTTTTGCGTCTAGTTATCGCGGCGGAGTAAACGTGGCCAGCGGGCAGTGAGGTAATTGAAAATCAAAATGTAAAATTCAAAACTCAAAATTATGGAGTCCCGCATTAGCGGGACGTAATACCATCATTTTGATTTTTGATTTTTGGATTTTAACTTTATTTATATGTCCGTATTTTACGTTTCAGGGAGGCCAAATATTATTGTGACCGGCGCGGCAGGGTTTTTGGGATCGCATCTTGTCGAGATGCTTCTCAAAAGCGCGAACGTGATCGGCATAGATAATTTTATCACCGGAGACGAACGAAATATCGACACCTTCCTTTCTGACCCTCATTTTGAATTTATCCGCCATGATCTGACCGTGCCCATTGATGTGCGGGTATTGCCAGAGCTTAAAAAATTTAAAGCAGCGGTTCAAGGAATCCAGCAGGTCTATCACCTCGCATGCCCGACCTCGCCAAAAGAATATAACCGCATACCGATTGAGACGCTTAATGCCAATGCCTATGCCACTAAAAATATGCTTGACTTGGCACAGCAGCATAAGGCAAGATTCCTGTTCACCTCCTCGAGTGCGGTCTATGGCGAACCGAGCGAAAATGCCCCGGTGCCGGAGAAGTGGTGGGGGTACGTCGACCCTGTCGGGCCTCGTTCGGCGTATAATGAGGGAAAGCGTTTTGCCGAAGCGATCTGCGCCAATTACCGGAATACCTACAGCATGGAGGTGGTAATTGTGAGGATTTTCAATACGTTCGGGCCGCGGATGAAGCTCAATGACGGCCGTTTAATTCCTGATCTTATACGGGCGGCATTCAGGAACGAGCCGTTGGTGATCAATGGAGATAAAAATGCGATTTCGACATTTTGTTATGTCACCGACATGATCGATGGCATATTGAAAGCGATGGAGGCGAATATGAATCAGCCGGTGAATCTGGGAAGCGATGACCCAAAACCGATCCGTGAAGTCGCAGAGATGATAGTGCGCCTTGCGAAGTCTACATCTATCATTGAATATCAACCGCACTTGCCCTATACCTCCCGCCAGCTTACCCCTGATATTGGGGTTGCGCGCAATGAATTAAGCTGGTGGCCCATGGTGGCGCTGGAGGAGGGATTGAGCCAAACAGTCGAATATATGCGCTCCATGACGCATGTGTATGATATTGAAAGAGAGTAGAAGGAAAATATAAATCGAAGTTCTAAATCCGAAACCCTAAACCCTAAACACCCCATCGACTCGGCTCAGGGTGACAAAGCGGTTGTCATGGTGAGCCGAGTCGAACCATGTTTAGAGTTTAGAGCTTAGAATTTAGAGTTTATTCAATATGCAAAAGTCAAAACATTATATCTTTACTTCAGAATCAGTAACCGAGGGGCATCCGGACAAAGTCTGCGACCAGGTGTCTGACGCCGTGCTCGACGCGATTTATAAAAATGATCCCTATGCGCGCGTGGCGTGCGAATGTTTGACTACGACCGGGCTGTTGGTGGTCGCGGGAGAAATCACGACGACCACGTATGTAGATGTCCCCGGCATCGCGCGCAAAGTTATCCGTGATATCGGCTACAACGATCCTGCCTACGGATTCGATGCTGATTCTTGCGGCGTGATTACCTCCATACATGAGCAAAGCCCAGATATCGCGCAAGGCGTGGTGGACGGCGAAGGGAAAAAAGGAGAAGGCGCCAGGGAAGTGAAAGGCGCCGGCGACCAAGGGTTGATGTTTGGATATGCCATCAGGGAAACAAAAGAGCTTATGCCCCTTCCTATCATGCTCGCGCACAAGCTCGCGCGCCGCTTGGCGCAGGTGAGGAAGGAAGGAGTGCTTCCCTATTTGCGGCCTGACGGCAAGACAGAGGTGGCGGTTGAATATGTCAATGGTAAAGCAGTGCGACTTGCCTCGGTTGTCATTGCGGCGCAGCACAATCCCGAGGTGGATGAGTTTACCGTGCAGAATGATGTGGTGCAGAAAGTCATTAAGCCTGTATGCGGGAAATTGTTTGACCGAAAAACGCAAGTATTTGTAAATGCCACGGGAAAATTCGTGATTGGAGGCCCTGCGGGCGATACCGGTCTCACCGGAAGAAAAATCATCGTGGACACCTACGGCGGGCACGGGGCGCACGGCGGCGGTTGCTTCTCGGGCAAAGACCCTTCCAAGGTGGATCGCTCCGCTTCCTATATGGCGCGTTACGTTGCCAAGAATATCGTAGCCGCACGGCTCGCGGACCGCTGTGAAGTGCAGTTGGCCTATGTGATAGGGGTAAAAGACCCGGTGAGCATACTCGTGGATACCAAAGGAACAGGAAAAGTGCCTGATGAGAAACTCGCAATGGCAGTGCGCGAAGTGTTTCCCTTGGATCCCGCGGGGATTATCAAGCATCTCAAACTTCGCCGTCCCATATACCTCAAAACCGCTGCCTACGGCCACTTCGGCCGCTTGGAACCTACGTTTACATGGGAAAAGACGGATAAGGTTAATCAATTAAAGAAGAGGTTAAAATAGATTTATGTCTAAGCAAGAGATTCCAGACGGCGGAACTTACGAGGAAGACATAGAAAAAAAAGAGCTGGAAAAACCAGTGATTCACTTTGTTTGTCAGCAAGGTAGTTCATCAGGTGAACTATGTAGAAAAGTGGAAGATAATATGGAAAGAAATATGGCAGAATTGAAGAAATTAATAAAGTTTAAGGTAGATCCATCTGACGAAATAGGTTTATACCCCACATTACAATATGTTATGAAATTATTAGACTCAAATCCAAATGACATTGTTGTTTTTTCCATAGGTAATATTTATGATGTTTTAAAAAAGGTAGAATCGTATAAATCCGATAAAGTCTGGTTGTCAAGTGTTGAAGAAATGGAGATTATTATTGAAAGGCTTCGTGCCGAATTGGCAAAAGAGCATAGCAGGCTTCTAAGTCTTCCAAAGTTTTATCCTATACTAACAGGAGCAGAAGAAGAAGAAGAAAAAGAGATACAATTATTGGCGGAGAAGATAGTAAATTTAGCTGAATTTTTAGCATCACAAAAAGTGCAGATACTGAAGGAAGAGGGGGATACACTCAAGATCAAAGAATAAAATTTAAAATTTATGGAAATAATTGTC
This genomic interval from Patescibacteria group bacterium contains the following:
- a CDS encoding S8 family serine peptidase; this encodes MVHKIKLKIIACFFVFTICIGIDGSGTSQSSLMHDEQEGVIRMAAIAEITSSVTRTQATGTVVPNDPDFFKQEYLQRINAPEAWARSTGAESIIAAVIDSGIDIAHPDLKDNIWVNYREIPGNHVDDDVNGYVDDVNGWDFITNTSDPSPKFTEPYSKLGINHGTIVAGVLAARGNNSMGIAGIAWKTKIMALRVLDGVGEGRTDQVAAAINYARANGARIINLSFVGHDSSVTMTQAISDAWKAGILIVAAAGNEVREGINLDVTPAYPVCQSGTNGENWVFGVTSVDLADRRANFSNYGRRCVDVAAPGMSVYSTVVFRPSIMGYDEPYSGWWTGTSVAVPQVSGLAALIWSIKPTFTLSQVQDIIKEQAQDIDNNNPEIGGLLGRGRVDMYASLEKAIATTPGSREDYPKISSGPAPSFIIVAQKSVEAPEVKVYNNKTELIKSFYAYNKASRIAVNIAAADLDGDRELDVVTGVGKGGAPQVNIFSLQGVLKSSFYAYNPTYLRGFSVAAGDVDGDGYKEIVTAPMPGGGPHIRIFSFDGRLKSQFFAFEESTRYGTSVATGDMDGDGVDEIIVGSGQGRSAAVRVFTWKGILKRELIVFPESFAGGVSVATIDLEGDNKKEIVVGAGPGGGPQVRIINQDGGVLMQFFAFARAFKGGVQVASGDVNQDRRDEIIVGAGTGGGPQVRVFNSYGSLMTQFFSFASSYRGGVNVASGQ
- the metK gene encoding methionine adenosyltransferase, yielding MQKSKHYIFTSESVTEGHPDKVCDQVSDAVLDAIYKNDPYARVACECLTTTGLLVVAGEITTTTYVDVPGIARKVIRDIGYNDPAYGFDADSCGVITSIHEQSPDIAQGVVDGEGKKGEGAREVKGAGDQGLMFGYAIRETKELMPLPIMLAHKLARRLAQVRKEGVLPYLRPDGKTEVAVEYVNGKAVRLASVVIAAQHNPEVDEFTVQNDVVQKVIKPVCGKLFDRKTQVFVNATGKFVIGGPAGDTGLTGRKIIVDTYGGHGAHGGGCFSGKDPSKVDRSASYMARYVAKNIVAARLADRCEVQLAYVIGVKDPVSILVDTKGTGKVPDEKLAMAVREVFPLDPAGIIKHLKLRRPIYLKTAAYGHFGRLEPTFTWEKTDKVNQLKKRLK
- a CDS encoding NAD-dependent epimerase/dehydratase family protein — translated: MSVFYVSGRPNIIVTGAAGFLGSHLVEMLLKSANVIGIDNFITGDERNIDTFLSDPHFEFIRHDLTVPIDVRVLPELKKFKAAVQGIQQVYHLACPTSPKEYNRIPIETLNANAYATKNMLDLAQQHKARFLFTSSSAVYGEPSENAPVPEKWWGYVDPVGPRSAYNEGKRFAEAICANYRNTYSMEVVIVRIFNTFGPRMKLNDGRLIPDLIRAAFRNEPLVINGDKNAISTFCYVTDMIDGILKAMEANMNQPVNLGSDDPKPIREVAEMIVRLAKSTSIIEYQPHLPYTSRQLTPDIGVARNELSWWPMVALEEGLSQTVEYMRSMTHVYDIERE